The segment AGAAAATTAAAAATCAGTGCCATGAAGATATTGATAGTAGATGACGAAAGAGATGTAGAGATGTTATTCCGTCAAAAATTTAGAAAGGAAATTAAGAATGAAAACCTGGAATTGATCTTTGCCTTTTCGGGAAGTGAGGCTCTTGAAATACTCGCAGCATTTGATCCGCCAAATGTGGTATACGTATTTTCAGATATTAATATGCCGGGAATGACAGGTTTGGAATTACTTGAAAAGATCAAATCCCGCTTTCCGGCAATAAAAGTGAGTATGATCTCGGCTTATGGTGATACTGAAAATCACGATAAAGCTATTTCCTCCGGAGCAAAAGAGTTTTTTACAAAACCCATTGACTTTCTTTCCCTAAAAAAAGAAATAAGAGAGATTATGACCAATTAAATACAGGATTATGGCCAAAATTTTAGTTGTTGACGACGAGGCAGACTTAGAGATCCTGATCAAACAGAAGTTTAGACAAAAGATAAGGCAAAATGAATATGAATTTATTTTTGCCCTTAATGGCAGGCAGGCCCTGGAACAACTGGAGCAACATAAAGATGTTGATGTTGTTCTAAGTGATATTAATATGCCTGAGATGGATGGTCTTACCCTGCTATCTAAAATTAATGAAAGTAACGCTCTCTTAAAATCTGTAATTGTCTCTGCTTATGGGGACCTGGAAAACATTCGGCTGGCCATGAATCGTGGTGCTTTTGATTTTGTGACAAAACTGAGAGATTTTAAAGATCTCGAAATAACTATTGAAAGAACTCTTGCTCATGTGAAACAAATACGTCAAACTCTTAAAGCCCTCAAAGAAAATGATATTTTAAGAATGTATGTTGATGAAACCGTTCTTAATTTCATGGGTCAAAAGGAAATAGAGTCATCTATGTTTGAAAATGAAACTTTAGAAGCCACGGTGGTTTTTATTGATATTGTTGAATTCACAAAAATTAGTGAAACCCGGTCTCCAGATGTAGTGGTGAACCTCCTGAACGAATATTTCGATGTAATGGTTAAGGAGATCATTAACCAAAAAGGAATAGTGGACAAATTTATGGGTGATTGTATAATGGCAGTTTTTAAGGGAGAATACCATTGTGACAGAGCGGTGGATGCCTGCCTTTCAATTAAAAGTAAATTACAGGAACTTCCGGAACGACTGGAGGAAGGTTTTAAGCCAAAAATTTCCATAGGTGTAAACAGTGGAGAAATGGTATCGGGAAATATTGGTTCCTGCACCCTTAGACGCCTGGACTATACAGTCATTGGAGATATCGTAAATATCGCGGCCCGGTTACAGGCAGCTGCTACAGTGGACCAAATCCTTATTACCCAACAAAATTACAACCTGATCAAGGAGTCATTCAGCTGCCGGGAAGTCGGGACTATTTCTATGAAGAATAAAAAAGATCCCGTGGTGGTTTATGAAGTATTGAGCTAAAAAATTAGAAAATAAAATAATAATGCTTTACAACTATTTTACATATGAACTCTTCAAATAAGATACACTGGAAATCTATATTTTCTCTCTCTTCAATTATTTATACGATCCTGGGAGTTTTTTGCGCCCTCATCGCATTACAGGGGTTTATGATACCCAATCATCTTCTTGATGGCGGGGTAACTAAGTATTTCTATACTTTTAGAAGAAATCTTTCATATTCCTGTTAGTGTATCCTTAAT is part of the Antarcticibacterium sp. 1MA-6-2 genome and harbors:
- a CDS encoding response regulator, encoding MKILIVDDERDVEMLFRQKFRKEIKNENLELIFAFSGSEALEILAAFDPPNVVYVFSDINMPGMTGLELLEKIKSRFPAIKVSMISAYGDTENHDKAISSGAKEFFTKPIDFLSLKKEIREIMTN
- a CDS encoding adenylate/guanylate cyclase domain-containing response regulator, whose protein sequence is MAKILVVDDEADLEILIKQKFRQKIRQNEYEFIFALNGRQALEQLEQHKDVDVVLSDINMPEMDGLTLLSKINESNALLKSVIVSAYGDLENIRLAMNRGAFDFVTKLRDFKDLEITIERTLAHVKQIRQTLKALKENDILRMYVDETVLNFMGQKEIESSMFENETLEATVVFIDIVEFTKISETRSPDVVVNLLNEYFDVMVKEIINQKGIVDKFMGDCIMAVFKGEYHCDRAVDACLSIKSKLQELPERLEEGFKPKISIGVNSGEMVSGNIGSCTLRRLDYTVIGDIVNIAARLQAAATVDQILITQQNYNLIKESFSCREVGTISMKNKKDPVVVYEVLS